A region from the Leptolyngbya iicbica LK genome encodes:
- a CDS encoding trypsin-like peptidase domain-containing protein, with protein MWTPENEAKYKAALARFYHGSKIAGAGILVSDRYVLTCAHVLTRANTPPAEVGLDFPFQGDGQQLKGTVEYWEPERDIAGVRLLDPLPPGTKPLPFRPSRNYTDGNFKVYGFPDKQPIGGWALGRIIGDATGNLVQIQGDTDQGYGIEPGFSGAPVWSVEFGGVIGLARLRDKDRPDAKIAYLIPYRQLIDALKGGEAISLLALLEGAAVPSESVEGAYRVCRPEGALQPVPEDLPSKVKALARMKDQGGYSALVRFAVCLTLAEFPVALPLKQQLRAWLKQREIDTEAVEQAIAPQIQLEQAITANTASPHLLIWLKTSDIKGVYSIGSLFIPDRTRYNWKKSEGFEPIPAIAPYEDTPIQLAQLPEVIQACLADCRGLCSSAELANLTIELFLPFSLLKESLEWAAAFAIGDEDDDDLEFLEDEDEPDPLAILHRFVVRCSDRLLNAYERKGFRALWEQQWIQIDPNKQSPCCTALLPAEDDTNLKELKIELLQNPEKVGIQLLKCPTQLAVGNPLKAVLTSGAPTAIWLRESLSQVDCNTEFTTLLGCCVEGLPESVRQARRNAFPLAKDEHIGHHLSLVWEDPNLVPPDTDDLAS; from the coding sequence ATGTGGACGCCTGAAAACGAAGCAAAATATAAAGCTGCCTTAGCACGGTTTTATCACGGCTCCAAAATTGCCGGGGCTGGTATTTTAGTGTCCGATCGCTATGTGTTGACCTGTGCTCATGTGTTGACACGAGCCAACACTCCCCCGGCAGAAGTCGGTCTTGATTTTCCTTTTCAGGGGGATGGACAGCAGCTTAAAGGCACTGTGGAGTACTGGGAACCAGAGCGCGACATTGCTGGTGTCAGACTGTTAGATCCACTGCCACCAGGCACAAAGCCGTTACCGTTTCGCCCTTCTCGGAACTACACCGATGGCAATTTTAAGGTTTACGGTTTCCCGGATAAGCAACCGATTGGTGGTTGGGCGCTTGGCAGAATTATTGGGGATGCCACCGGCAATTTAGTCCAGATCCAAGGCGATACCGACCAGGGCTATGGCATTGAGCCAGGGTTTAGCGGTGCACCAGTTTGGAGCGTTGAATTTGGGGGTGTCATCGGTTTGGCACGATTGCGCGATAAAGACCGACCGGACGCCAAAATTGCTTACCTGATCCCTTATCGGCAACTGATTGATGCCCTCAAAGGGGGCGAAGCAATCAGTCTGCTCGCGTTACTCGAAGGTGCCGCCGTACCTAGTGAAAGTGTTGAAGGGGCTTATCGGGTCTGTCGGCCGGAGGGAGCTCTGCAGCCAGTGCCAGAAGATTTACCGAGCAAGGTCAAGGCTTTGGCTCGCATGAAAGATCAAGGGGGGTACTCAGCTCTTGTGCGGTTTGCGGTTTGTTTGACGCTGGCAGAGTTTCCCGTAGCGTTGCCGTTGAAGCAGCAACTCCGGGCATGGCTGAAACAACGAGAAATTGATACTGAGGCCGTTGAGCAGGCGATCGCCCCTCAAATTCAGTTAGAACAGGCCATCACAGCCAACACGGCATCTCCTCACTTGTTAATCTGGCTGAAAACCTCGGACATTAAGGGTGTCTATTCCATCGGCTCTTTGTTCATCCCTGATCGCACTCGGTACAACTGGAAAAAGTCAGAAGGGTTTGAACCAATTCCCGCGATCGCCCCTTACGAAGACACTCCCATTCAACTGGCTCAGCTGCCTGAGGTGATTCAAGCCTGCTTAGCGGATTGTCGAGGCTTATGTAGTAGTGCGGAGCTGGCAAACCTAACAATTGAACTGTTTCTGCCCTTTTCGTTGCTGAAAGAGTCCCTGGAATGGGCCGCCGCTTTTGCGATTGGTGATGAAGATGACGATGATTTGGAATTTCTAGAGGACGAAGACGAACCTGATCCGCTGGCAATTCTGCATCGCTTTGTCGTGCGCTGTTCGGATCGATTACTCAATGCCTATGAACGCAAGGGTTTTCGGGCGCTATGGGAGCAACAATGGATTCAAATCGATCCGAATAAGCAAAGTCCCTGCTGTACGGCGCTACTGCCCGCTGAAGATGACACCAATTTGAAAGAGCTCAAAATTGAGCTGCTACAAAATCCTGAAAAGGTTGGCATTCAGCTGCTCAAGTGTCCGACGCAATTAGCCGTTGGGAATCCTCTTAAAGCAGTTTTGACCAGTGGTGCGCCTACCGCCATTTGGCTGCGCGAGTCGCTAAGTCAAGTTGACTGCAACACAGAATTCACAACCCTCTTAGGGTGTTGTGTTGAGGGGTTGCCAGAATCGGTCAGGCAAGCTCGCCGAAACGCCTTTCCCCTGGCAAAAGATGAGCATATCGGGCATCATCTGTCTTTAGTGTGGGAAGACCCGAATTTAGTTCCGCCCGACACGGACGACTTGGCATCATGA
- a CDS encoding type I restriction-modification system subunit M, whose translation MTDIVNKLWGFCHTLRHDGIDYGDYIEQLTYLLFLKMADEKGIDIPVVEDKSYDWNSLKALSGVALTDHYGELLRVLRESKGILGDIFAQSMPRFNNPVNLKRLITMIDEEEWTELDVDVKAAAFEGLLEKAASEGKKGAGQYFTPRPLIQSIVRVMKPDPRVSPHFKICDPACGTGGFVIAAYQWLMEETGGALDRKDYARIRTKTYYGQDLVPRPRRLALMNLFLQGLEPKIYLGDAIYEADRGEKYDCILTNPPFGTRGANQAPDREDFTIETSNKQLNFVQHVLKVLKPGGRAAMVLPDNCLFEGKAGEVFEILMQDCNVHTVLRLPRGTFTPYSQGVKANVVFFQKGLPTKETWIFDARSNVPGVTKKERPLTPQHFTEFEQCYGDDPDGNSPRTDLGMEGRFRKFSLEDIKDRDYKLDITWIKDESLEEDLPEPDFLASEAITELEAVVDDLKDILQALEETGTLSDSAVG comes from the coding sequence ATGACCGATATCGTTAACAAGCTTTGGGGCTTTTGCCACACCCTCCGCCACGATGGCATTGATTACGGCGATTACATTGAGCAGCTGACCTACCTGCTGTTTCTCAAAATGGCTGATGAGAAAGGCATTGATATTCCCGTCGTCGAGGACAAATCCTACGACTGGAATAGTCTCAAAGCCCTCTCGGGTGTGGCCCTGACCGATCACTACGGCGAGCTGTTGCGCGTGCTGCGGGAGAGCAAGGGCATTTTGGGCGATATCTTTGCTCAGTCGATGCCCCGCTTCAATAATCCGGTGAACCTGAAACGCCTCATCACCATGATCGATGAGGAAGAGTGGACTGAGCTGGATGTGGATGTGAAAGCGGCGGCCTTTGAGGGGCTGCTGGAAAAGGCAGCCAGTGAAGGCAAGAAGGGAGCCGGTCAGTATTTCACTCCGAGACCACTGATTCAGTCCATTGTGCGGGTCATGAAGCCTGACCCCAGGGTGAGCCCCCATTTCAAGATTTGTGACCCAGCCTGTGGAACCGGCGGCTTTGTAATTGCTGCCTACCAGTGGCTCATGGAAGAAACAGGAGGGGCATTAGACCGGAAAGACTATGCCCGCATTCGCACCAAGACCTATTACGGACAAGATTTGGTGCCTCGGCCTCGACGGTTAGCCCTGATGAATCTATTTCTGCAGGGGTTAGAGCCCAAGATTTATCTTGGGGATGCCATTTACGAAGCCGATCGCGGTGAAAAGTACGACTGCATTCTCACCAATCCACCGTTTGGCACCCGTGGAGCGAACCAAGCGCCCGATCGCGAAGACTTCACCATCGAAACCAGCAACAAACAGCTCAATTTCGTCCAGCACGTTCTGAAGGTGCTGAAGCCAGGGGGAAGGGCGGCGATGGTGCTGCCGGACAACTGCCTGTTTGAGGGCAAGGCGGGCGAAGTCTTCGAGATTCTGATGCAAGATTGCAACGTTCACACAGTCTTGCGGCTACCCAGGGGCACCTTTACGCCATACTCCCAGGGTGTGAAGGCGAATGTGGTCTTTTTCCAAAAGGGCTTGCCGACGAAGGAAACCTGGATTTTCGATGCTCGCTCCAATGTTCCGGGAGTTACCAAGAAGGAGCGGCCTCTGACGCCTCAGCATTTTACTGAGTTTGAGCAGTGCTATGGCGATGACCCAGACGGCAACAGCCCCCGCACTGATTTGGGCATGGAAGGGCGCTTCCGGAAGTTCTCACTAGAAGACATCAAGGATCGCGATTACAAACTCGACATCACCTGGATTAAGGATGAGAGCTTGGAAGAAGATTTGCCCGAGCCTGATTTCCTGGCCAGTGAAGCGATCACGGAGTTGGAAGCGGTCGTCGATGACCTGAAGGACATCCTTCAGGCGTTGGAAGAGACGGGTACTTTGTCTGACAGTGCCGTTGGTTAA
- a CDS encoding HNH endonuclease: MSNHNMGGKNRRRRKNSLHTTYGGTCIYCRGQFPQSQLTIEHLIPRSRGGSNALHNLRLACFPCNNQRGARPMR; this comes from the coding sequence ATGTCCAACCACAACATGGGCGGCAAAAATCGTCGCCGCCGCAAAAATAGTCTTCACACCACCTATGGGGGTACTTGCATCTACTGCCGGGGCCAGTTTCCCCAGTCCCAACTCACCATCGAGCACCTCATCCCCCGCAGCCGTGGCGGCTCCAACGCCCTCCACAACCTGCGCCTCGCCTGCTTCCCCTGTAACAACCAACGAGGGGCTAGACCCATGCGCTAA
- the istB gene encoding IS21-like element helper ATPase IstB: MQQTLDQLKTLRLIGLLEAWQEQQGQSTYHDLTFDERFALLVEREYLRRQHQRLQRRLKQAHLSTPATLEAVDFQVARGLKKTQFLEWAQGQWLSQHLNLIFMGPTGVGKTFLACVLADHLCKQGYNVRYFKTAELLSELKFAKVDGSFPKLRKQLAAFDLIILDEWLRDALSPNDAREVLDFLDDRYRRSSCLLATQFPVNQWHPQIQDPTLADAILDRLVHDSLRLTLKGESMRKLTSPLQGQTDLIAEENAMA, encoded by the coding sequence ATGCAACAAACTTTAGACCAATTGAAAACCCTCCGCCTCATTGGCTTGCTGGAGGCCTGGCAAGAGCAACAGGGACAATCCACTTACCATGACCTCACCTTTGATGAACGTTTCGCCCTGTTGGTTGAGCGCGAGTATCTGCGGCGACAGCACCAACGGCTGCAACGACGGCTCAAGCAAGCCCACCTCTCCACCCCGGCCACCTTAGAAGCCGTTGATTTTCAGGTGGCTCGGGGGTTGAAGAAAACCCAATTCCTGGAATGGGCACAGGGGCAGTGGTTGAGTCAGCATCTCAACCTCATTTTCATGGGACCGACGGGCGTGGGTAAGACCTTTCTGGCTTGCGTATTAGCGGACCATCTCTGTAAGCAAGGGTATAACGTGCGCTATTTCAAAACCGCTGAACTCCTCTCGGAACTGAAGTTTGCCAAGGTCGACGGCTCGTTCCCGAAACTCCGCAAGCAACTTGCAGCCTTTGACCTGATCATCCTGGATGAATGGCTCCGCGATGCCCTCTCGCCCAATGATGCACGGGAGGTTCTCGACTTCCTCGATGACCGCTATCGGCGCTCCTCTTGTTTGCTGGCTACCCAGTTTCCAGTGAACCAATGGCATCCCCAAATTCAAGACCCGACGTTAGCCGATGCCATTCTCGACCGTTTGGTCCACGACTCTTTACGGTTGACCCTCAAAGGCGAGTCCATGCGCAAACTCACCAGTCCTCTCCAAGGGCAGACTGATCTTATTGCGGAGGAAAACGCCATGGCTTAG
- the darG gene encoding type II toxin-antitoxin system antitoxin DNA ADP-ribosyl glycohydrolase DarG, protein MIEFKQGNLLNEKTEAIVNTVNCVGVMGKGIALQFKQAYPENFKAYKRACDANEVQPGQMFVFDTGSLLPPRYVINFPTKRHWRGKSRLEDIKAGLDALVQNVQELGIQSIAIPPLGCGNGGLDWAVVKPLIVDAFAALPAIQVVIYEPGTAPAADRVKVNTTRPKMTQARALVISLFDRYGIPGYRLGRLEAQKLAYFLQEAGEATLKLDYRRHHYGPYADKLNHALQRIDGHYIRGYGDRSQSSQIYVLPEGREAATAFLAPHPDSQTRLERVSQLIEGFETPYGMEMLATLHWVAQENPKAAEDVDVAIAAVQAWSDRKRRLFKPQHLRKAWERLRDYGWMAATVG, encoded by the coding sequence ATGATTGAATTCAAGCAAGGCAACTTACTGAATGAAAAGACCGAAGCCATCGTCAACACCGTGAACTGCGTCGGTGTGATGGGGAAAGGTATTGCCTTGCAGTTTAAGCAAGCTTATCCAGAGAACTTCAAAGCGTACAAACGGGCCTGCGATGCCAACGAAGTACAGCCCGGACAGATGTTTGTATTTGATACGGGTAGCCTGCTGCCGCCCCGCTATGTGATCAACTTCCCCACCAAGCGGCACTGGCGCGGTAAATCCCGTCTGGAAGACATCAAAGCTGGTCTGGATGCCCTGGTGCAAAACGTTCAGGAGTTGGGCATTCAGTCCATTGCGATTCCCCCTTTAGGCTGCGGCAACGGTGGACTCGACTGGGCTGTGGTAAAGCCGTTGATCGTCGATGCCTTTGCTGCTCTTCCCGCTATCCAAGTCGTCATTTATGAACCCGGCACCGCTCCTGCCGCTGATCGGGTGAAGGTGAACACCACCAGACCTAAAATGACCCAGGCGCGGGCACTGGTTATTTCCCTCTTTGACCGCTACGGCATTCCGGGCTATCGCCTGGGACGGTTAGAAGCCCAAAAGCTGGCCTATTTCCTCCAGGAAGCCGGGGAAGCCACCCTCAAGCTGGATTATCGTCGCCACCACTATGGCCCCTATGCCGACAAGCTGAACCATGCCCTACAGCGGATTGATGGGCATTACATTCGGGGCTATGGCGATCGGTCCCAGTCATCCCAGATTTACGTCCTGCCAGAAGGCCGCGAAGCCGCCACAGCCTTCCTAGCGCCCCATCCAGATTCCCAAACACGGCTAGAGCGGGTCAGCCAACTGATTGAAGGCTTCGAGACTCCCTACGGTATGGAAATGCTGGCCACCCTGCATTGGGTTGCTCAGGAGAATCCCAAAGCTGCCGAGGATGTGGACGTTGCCATTGCTGCGGTACAGGCGTGGAGCGATCGGAAGCGGCGGCTGTTTAAGCCCCAGCACTTGCGAAAAGCCTGGGAACGCCTGCGCGATTACGGATGGATGGCGGCTACCGTAGGGTAG
- a CDS encoding CU044_2847 family protein: MEKALAEFQLEGGGTFLIEVPEPESENALEPVSVDGQMVYRATKSFEEAIAQVRPVVSSIATRFKTGLTTPADEVEVKFGLNLSVDAGVVFSSVGGQVNFEVTLKWKGDEAKAD, from the coding sequence TTGGAAAAAGCCCTGGCAGAATTTCAGCTAGAAGGTGGTGGCACCTTCCTCATTGAGGTGCCAGAACCCGAATCAGAAAACGCTCTGGAACCCGTATCGGTTGATGGGCAGATGGTCTACCGAGCGACAAAGAGCTTTGAAGAGGCGATCGCTCAAGTCCGTCCCGTTGTCTCATCGATCGCGACTCGGTTCAAAACAGGACTGACCACACCCGCTGATGAGGTAGAAGTCAAGTTTGGTTTGAATTTGAGCGTAGATGCGGGGGTCGTTTTTTCTTCCGTAGGTGGGCAAGTTAACTTTGAAGTCACCTTGAAGTGGAAAGGTGACGAGGCCAAGGCTGACTGA
- the istA gene encoding IS21 family transposase, whose translation MRRSGQGAQLPMVKFREIIRLHELGYNQSEIAQSCSVARSTVQDYIRRATGKGLRYAELCQLSDSEAQAQLGKGKPPSGDQRVIDFAAVHRELQGKGVTLALLWQEGLDQQRWNLSYGHFCRRYRHWKAQQNLSMRQLHQGGEKLFVDYCGQTVSVHDPVSGTCQSAQIFVACLGASNYTFAEATPTQTLAHWIGSHERALAFFGGVPKAIVPDNLKSGVTDPCRYEPGVNQSYQAFAEHYQVAILPARSRKPRDKAKVEKAVQEIERQILAPLRHQRFTSFSELNEAIRARLEQLNHRLMKSYGCSRHDLFEQVDQPALQPLPARPFVFARWKQAKVNLDYHLEVDKHYYSVPYWFVRREVSVKISESLVEVFYDHRRIAVHPRSSAPYRHTTLPEHMPPEHWAYKRQSKETFLAWAQQVGPHTHRQVTDIFAAKAHEEQAFRTLKGLQSLATRYGPQRLEDACRHANTFALVGYRRLKAILKARIDQPPSLVEVPQVPSACHDNVRGADYYQ comes from the coding sequence ATGAGACGAAGTGGTCAAGGAGCCCAATTGCCGATGGTGAAATTTCGAGAAATTATCCGCCTGCATGAGTTAGGCTACAACCAGAGCGAAATTGCGCAAAGCTGCTCGGTTGCCCGTTCCACCGTGCAGGACTATATCCGACGTGCGACCGGTAAAGGCCTGCGCTATGCCGAGTTGTGTCAACTCAGTGATAGTGAAGCCCAAGCCCAACTGGGCAAAGGTAAACCGCCTTCCGGTGACCAGAGGGTCATTGACTTTGCGGCGGTGCATCGTGAGTTGCAAGGTAAAGGCGTGACGCTAGCCCTACTGTGGCAAGAAGGGCTGGACCAGCAACGTTGGAACCTGAGCTACGGTCACTTTTGTCGTCGTTATCGCCATTGGAAAGCCCAGCAAAACCTCTCGATGCGTCAGCTTCATCAGGGTGGCGAGAAGTTGTTTGTCGACTACTGTGGTCAGACGGTAAGCGTCCACGACCCGGTGAGCGGCACCTGCCAGAGTGCCCAAATCTTTGTGGCCTGCCTGGGGGCCAGTAACTACACCTTTGCCGAAGCGACGCCGACGCAAACCTTAGCGCACTGGATTGGCTCCCATGAGCGAGCGTTAGCCTTCTTCGGAGGCGTGCCCAAAGCCATCGTCCCCGACAACCTGAAATCCGGTGTCACAGATCCGTGTCGCTATGAACCCGGCGTTAACCAAAGCTATCAAGCCTTTGCTGAGCACTATCAAGTGGCGATTCTGCCCGCTCGCTCGAGGAAACCTCGGGATAAGGCCAAAGTGGAAAAAGCGGTCCAGGAGATTGAGCGGCAGATTCTCGCCCCGTTGCGTCATCAACGCTTCACCAGTTTCAGTGAGCTGAATGAGGCGATTCGAGCCCGCTTAGAGCAGCTCAATCATCGGCTGATGAAAAGCTATGGCTGTTCCCGTCATGACCTGTTTGAACAAGTTGATCAACCCGCGTTGCAGCCCTTGCCCGCTCGCCCCTTTGTGTTTGCGCGTTGGAAACAGGCCAAGGTGAACTTGGATTATCACCTGGAAGTCGATAAACACTACTACTCCGTGCCCTACTGGTTTGTGCGCCGTGAGGTCAGCGTCAAAATCAGCGAAAGCTTGGTGGAAGTCTTTTATGACCATCGCCGCATTGCCGTTCATCCGCGCTCAAGTGCCCCCTATCGTCATACAACGTTGCCCGAGCATATGCCGCCGGAGCATTGGGCTTACAAACGTCAGTCGAAAGAGACGTTCTTAGCCTGGGCGCAGCAAGTGGGCCCCCACACTCACCGTCAGGTGACTGATATCTTTGCCGCCAAAGCCCATGAAGAACAAGCCTTTCGGACTCTCAAAGGCTTACAGTCCTTAGCCACTCGCTATGGCCCCCAGCGGTTAGAGGATGCCTGTCGGCACGCCAATACCTTTGCCCTTGTGGGATATCGACGCCTCAAAGCCATTCTCAAAGCCCGGATTGACCAACCACCGTCACTCGTTGAAGTGCCTCAAGTGCCCTCAGCTTGTCATGACAACGTGCGGGGCGCGGACTATTACCAATAA
- a CDS encoding restriction endonuclease subunit S: MGRGGLVNCDPDEVAYPDTLIRIRIKPEVISPYFLSLVWDSEIVREQVRNSAHTSAGIHKINQKAIKSYVIPVPPTKEQEEIIFRVKKLFKVADEIEERYKKAQAFVDKLPQSILAKAFRGQLVPQDPTDEPAAALLERIQTERNASAYSPHFGTELHQLRPPLKT; this comes from the coding sequence GTGGGAAGAGGTGGTTTAGTAAACTGTGATCCGGATGAAGTTGCATATCCTGACACCCTAATCAGAATTCGAATCAAACCCGAAGTTATTTCACCTTATTTCCTAAGCCTAGTATGGGACTCTGAAATAGTGCGTGAGCAGGTTCGAAATTCAGCACATACATCAGCGGGTATTCATAAGATCAATCAAAAAGCGATCAAATCTTACGTTATTCCAGTCCCACCAACTAAAGAGCAAGAAGAGATCATTTTCAGAGTCAAGAAACTATTCAAAGTAGCTGACGAAATCGAAGAGCGTTACAAAAAAGCCCAAGCTTTCGTAGACAAACTTCCCCAATCCATCCTCGCCAAAGCCTTTCGCGGCCAGCTCGTTCCACAAGACCCCACCGACGAACCCGCCGCCGCCCTCCTAGAGCGCATCCAAACCGAGCGTAACGCATCTGCGTATTCTCCTCACTTCGGCACCGAGTTGCATCAACTTCGGCCCCCCCTGAAAACCTGA
- the darT gene encoding type II toxin-antitoxin system toxin DNA ADP-ribosyl transferase DarT yields the protein MPTQIYHITHIDNLPLILETGALLANSRLQQRQVNFRDISYRNIQDRRARKQVPCGNGGYLHEYVPFYFAPRSPMLYTINRGNVPGCPEGQTRIVHLVTTAEAIAADTANFVFTDGHAVIDYSEFYEDLAQLGEAIDWRVMRSTYWNDTDEYPDRKRRRQAEFLVYFAVLWQLITEIGVLNDGIKAEVQEILRKFNKSTPVNAYPNWYY from the coding sequence ATGCCCACCCAGATTTACCATATTACCCATATCGATAACCTGCCCCTCATCCTCGAAACAGGCGCACTCTTGGCAAACAGCAGATTGCAGCAGCGGCAGGTCAACTTTCGCGATATCTCATACCGCAACATTCAAGATCGCCGTGCTCGCAAGCAAGTGCCCTGCGGCAATGGTGGCTACCTGCATGAGTACGTGCCCTTCTATTTTGCCCCTCGCTCTCCCATGCTCTACACCATCAACCGGGGCAACGTCCCCGGCTGCCCTGAAGGGCAGACTCGCATTGTGCATCTGGTGACCACCGCTGAAGCCATTGCTGCCGATACGGCTAATTTCGTATTTACCGACGGCCATGCCGTTATTGACTACTCCGAGTTCTATGAAGACCTGGCCCAGTTGGGCGAAGCCATTGACTGGCGAGTGATGCGATCAACATACTGGAATGATACCGATGAATACCCCGACCGGAAACGTCGTCGCCAAGCGGAATTCTTAGTTTATTTCGCCGTGCTTTGGCAACTGATCACCGAAATCGGCGTCTTAAACGATGGCATCAAGGCTGAAGTTCAAGAAATCCTGAGAAAGTTTAATAAATCTACGCCCGTTAATGCGTACCCTAATTGGTACTACTGA
- a CDS encoding AAA family ATPase, protein MSDWKVYKNDRATSSEWQLPPPPSWRTFTKPDSAAESQPAHRGALFYAEEEEINMVNAALYLRRPLLVTGNPGTGKTSLAYSVAYELDLGEVLYWPITTRTTLKDGLYNYDAVGRLQDAKLNPDDSLNRIGKYITLGPLGTALLPSERPRVLLIDEIDKSDVDLPNDLLHVFENGEYTIPELTRIATTQPTVTVQTAYSSADVADEESAAYAEVTKGRVRCTNFPFIILTSNGERDFPPAFLRRCLRLDMAEPQEPRLRRIVAAHLGEADADEVTKRLKAFLAQRTAGEMATDQLLNAIYLVSQGQLSPQGTDREALVKAILKRLDSRDGV, encoded by the coding sequence ATGAGCGATTGGAAAGTCTACAAGAACGACCGCGCCACCTCCAGCGAGTGGCAACTCCCCCCGCCACCCAGTTGGCGTACCTTTACCAAACCAGACTCGGCTGCCGAGAGTCAGCCGGCCCATCGTGGTGCCCTCTTCTATGCTGAAGAAGAAGAAATCAATATGGTGAACGCGGCGTTGTACTTGCGGCGACCGCTGCTGGTCACGGGCAATCCGGGTACCGGCAAAACCTCGCTGGCCTATTCAGTCGCCTATGAGCTGGATCTGGGGGAAGTGCTGTACTGGCCGATTACGACTCGCACGACGTTGAAGGATGGCCTCTACAACTACGATGCGGTGGGCCGGCTACAAGATGCCAAGCTGAATCCGGATGACAGCCTGAACCGGATTGGCAAATACATCACCCTCGGCCCCCTGGGAACGGCGCTACTGCCCTCAGAGCGTCCCCGGGTGTTGCTGATTGATGAAATTGACAAAAGCGATGTGGATTTGCCAAACGATCTGCTCCATGTCTTTGAAAACGGGGAGTACACGATCCCGGAGCTGACCCGGATTGCCACCACCCAGCCCACGGTGACGGTGCAGACCGCTTATAGCAGTGCAGATGTCGCCGATGAAGAAAGCGCTGCCTATGCCGAGGTCACAAAGGGGCGAGTGCGCTGCACCAATTTCCCCTTTATAATTCTGACGAGCAATGGCGAGCGAGACTTTCCCCCGGCGTTTTTGCGACGCTGTCTGCGGCTGGACATGGCTGAACCGCAAGAACCACGGCTGCGGCGCATTGTCGCCGCCCATTTGGGTGAGGCCGATGCAGACGAGGTGACGAAGCGGCTCAAAGCCTTTTTAGCCCAGCGCACGGCGGGCGAGATGGCGACCGATCAGTTACTCAATGCCATTTATCTGGTGAGTCAGGGGCAGCTTTCGCCCCAGGGAACAGACCGAGAGGCCTTAGTGAAGGCGATTCTCAAGCGGTTGGATAGCCGCGACGGGGTATGA